The Pseudofrankia inefficax genome window below encodes:
- a CDS encoding ABC transporter ATP-binding protein: MTADAAIPPQRGSAPPAAAIEERDRAGRREGLLGTGRRLHRLAPEATRGLSVTLLLALVATVGKVVIPLTVQQTLDRGISGPHGVDLGLVRTAVEIAAGTIVLTAAATYLMNVRMYRMSEGALAALRVRAFRHIHDLAMLTQATQARGGLTARVTTDVDQMSQFLQLGGVMLVVSVGQMIVATCLMLVFSWPLTLLVYVCFVPMVLATRGFQRKLAVRYAIVRRRVGELLGAVSEAVVGAQVVRAYGSQGRTAARIDQTVEAHRSAQTRAQVLVAVVFSTAELVSAAALAGVVLLGVALGVGGHLSTGRLVAFLFLMTLFVMPVQTLTEVLNDGANALAGLRRVLDILDTPSDIRDPAEALRGPDGTPGGRDLAPGSLDVTFERVTFRYPTGPPVLHGVDLRVPARARVAVVGETGSGKTTIAKLLTRLMDPTEGRILIGGVPLTEVRFSSLRGRVVMVPQDGFLFDATIADNVRYGRPTATDEEIVAAFTRLGLADWLARTPAGVLTQVGESGGLLSAGERQLIALARAELADPDLLVLDEATSAVDPATEVRLGAALLELTRERTAVTIAHRLSTAETADLVVVVDAGRIVQQGTHAELVDRPGVYQRLHASWSAGVAAL; the protein is encoded by the coding sequence ATGACGGCTGACGCCGCGATCCCCCCGCAGCGCGGCTCGGCGCCGCCGGCCGCCGCGATCGAGGAACGGGACCGGGCCGGGCGCCGGGAGGGGCTGCTGGGCACAGGCCGCCGGCTGCACCGGCTCGCCCCCGAGGCGACCCGCGGCCTGTCGGTCACCCTGCTGCTGGCGCTCGTCGCCACCGTCGGCAAGGTCGTCATCCCGCTGACCGTCCAGCAGACGCTCGACCGGGGCATCTCCGGGCCGCACGGCGTCGACCTGGGCCTCGTGCGCACGGCCGTCGAGATCGCCGCCGGCACGATCGTCCTGACGGCGGCCGCGACGTACCTGATGAACGTCCGGATGTACCGGATGTCCGAGGGCGCGCTCGCGGCGCTGCGGGTCCGCGCCTTCCGGCACATCCACGACCTGGCGATGCTCACCCAGGCGACCCAGGCCCGCGGCGGGCTGACCGCCCGGGTCACCACCGACGTCGACCAGATGTCGCAGTTCCTGCAGCTCGGCGGCGTGATGCTGGTCGTCTCGGTCGGTCAGATGATCGTCGCGACCTGCCTGATGCTGGTCTTCTCCTGGCCGCTGACCCTGCTGGTCTACGTCTGCTTCGTCCCGATGGTGCTCGCCACCCGGGGCTTCCAGCGCAAGCTGGCGGTCCGGTACGCGATCGTGCGCCGCCGCGTCGGGGAGCTGCTCGGCGCGGTGTCGGAGGCGGTCGTCGGCGCGCAGGTGGTCCGGGCGTACGGCTCGCAGGGCCGCACCGCCGCCCGGATCGACCAGACCGTCGAGGCCCACCGCTCGGCGCAGACCAGGGCCCAGGTCCTGGTCGCCGTCGTGTTCTCGACCGCCGAGCTGGTCTCGGCGGCGGCGCTGGCCGGTGTCGTCCTGCTCGGCGTGGCCCTGGGCGTCGGCGGGCACCTGTCGACCGGCCGGCTGGTGGCCTTCCTGTTCCTGATGACGCTGTTCGTCATGCCGGTCCAGACCCTCACCGAGGTGCTCAACGACGGCGCGAACGCGCTCGCCGGCCTGCGCCGGGTGCTCGACATCCTCGACACCCCCAGCGACATCCGCGACCCCGCCGAGGCCCTGCGCGGCCCCGACGGCACGCCCGGCGGCCGCGACCTGGCACCCGGCTCCCTCGACGTGACCTTCGAACGGGTGACGTTCCGTTATCCGACCGGCCCGCCCGTCCTGCATGGCGTCGACCTGCGCGTCCCGGCCCGCGCCCGGGTCGCGGTCGTCGGCGAGACCGGTTCGGGCAAGACGACGATCGCGAAGCTGCTGACCCGGCTGATGGACCCGACCGAGGGCCGGATCCTGATCGGCGGGGTGCCGCTGACCGAGGTGCGCTTCTCGTCGCTGCGCGGCCGGGTCGTGATGGTCCCGCAGGACGGCTTCCTGTTCGACGCGACGATCGCCGACAACGTCCGCTACGGCCGGCCAACCGCGACCGACGAGGAGATCGTCGCGGCCTTCACCCGCCTCGGGCTGGCCGACTGGCTCGCGCGCACTCCGGCCGGGGTGCTGACCCAGGTCGGCGAGTCCGGCGGGCTGCTCTCGGCCGGCGAGCGCCAGCTCATCGCGCTGGCCCGCGCCGAGCTCGCCGACCCGGATCTGCTCGTGCTCGACGAGGCGACCTCCGCCGTCGACCCGGCCACCGAGGTCCGCCTCGGCGCCGCGCTGCTGGAGCTCACCCGCGAGCGCACCGCCGTGACGATCGCCCACCGCCTGTCGACCGCCGAGACCGCCGACCTGGTCGTCGTCGTCGACGCCGGCCGGATCGTCCAGCAGGGCACGCACGCGGAGCTGGTCGACCGCCCCGGTGTCTACCAGCGCCTGCACGCCTCCTGGTCGGCGGGCGTCGCCGCGCTCTGA
- a CDS encoding ABC transporter ATP-binding protein, with amino-acid sequence MSPSGDAPGGPGGLTGSSSAGPGGSAVNPAWFADAARAVDASGSVIRRGLRVLGLAIREEPRLFALSVTGSALFGLATVASSYVLGEVTQRVVVPSLDSGHAGWGAVVGAALLVFAVGAARAVGMFFRRFAAGILQYRMQAHYRRRVTRQYLRLPLAWHQRHSTGALLSNANADVEALWAPIAPFPFAVGVVVMLAAAVALLIATDPLLAAVGFVVFPVVGVLNYLYSRRVSPLFARVQGLRAEVSAVAHESFDGALVVKTLGREADETARFRRAAEELRDAMIRAGRVRGAFDPLMEALPNFGVLAVLLVGSQRIAAGHLSVGDLVRVAYLFTLLAFPIRAIGWVISELPRSVVGWGRVSAVLTASGEQVFGPARLTGTGPAALRLAGVGYRYQAAESDALASTEDGREPTKPTGRAERADALTDVTFDATPGKVIAVTGRTGSGKSTLVGLLARLVDPDAGSVRLDGSDLRELAVGEVTGAVALVAQQAFLFDDTVRSNITLGADLTDDEVWDALRRAQADRFVAALPAGLDTEVGERGTTLSGGQRQRVALARALVRHPRLLVLDDATSSVDPRVEASILSGLRGLTASTVVVVAHRRATIALADEVVYLEDGRVVAQGRHDELLVGSPGYAELLTAYERAARLAAGADSGRESVAAQDAVMTQDADAAQTSDAADEGVLS; translated from the coding sequence GTGTCCCCATCCGGTGACGCTCCGGGCGGACCGGGCGGTCTCACAGGGTCCAGCTCCGCCGGCCCCGGTGGCTCCGCGGTCAACCCGGCCTGGTTCGCCGACGCGGCGCGCGCCGTCGACGCGTCCGGCTCGGTGATCCGGCGCGGCCTGCGGGTCCTGGGCCTGGCGATCCGTGAGGAGCCTCGGCTGTTCGCGCTCTCGGTCACCGGCAGCGCGCTGTTCGGCCTGGCCACCGTCGCGAGCTCGTACGTCCTCGGCGAGGTCACCCAGCGGGTCGTCGTCCCGTCGCTGGACAGCGGGCACGCCGGCTGGGGCGCCGTCGTCGGCGCGGCGCTGCTGGTGTTCGCGGTCGGCGCCGCCCGGGCGGTCGGGATGTTCTTCCGCCGGTTCGCCGCCGGCATCCTGCAGTACCGGATGCAGGCGCACTACCGGCGCCGGGTCACCCGCCAGTACCTGCGGCTGCCGCTGGCCTGGCATCAGCGGCACTCGACCGGGGCGCTGCTGTCCAACGCGAACGCCGACGTCGAGGCGCTGTGGGCGCCGATCGCGCCGTTCCCGTTCGCGGTCGGCGTCGTGGTCATGCTCGCGGCGGCTGTGGCCCTGCTCATCGCGACCGATCCGCTGCTCGCCGCCGTCGGGTTCGTGGTCTTCCCGGTCGTCGGGGTGCTCAACTACCTCTACTCGCGGCGGGTGTCGCCGCTGTTCGCCCGGGTGCAGGGGCTGCGCGCCGAGGTGAGCGCCGTGGCCCACGAGTCGTTCGACGGCGCCCTGGTCGTCAAGACGCTCGGGCGTGAGGCCGACGAGACGGCCCGGTTCCGCCGCGCGGCCGAGGAACTGCGCGACGCGATGATCCGGGCCGGCCGGGTGCGCGGGGCCTTCGACCCGTTGATGGAGGCGCTGCCGAACTTCGGGGTGCTCGCCGTGCTCCTCGTCGGGTCGCAGCGGATCGCCGCCGGGCACCTGTCGGTCGGCGACCTGGTCCGGGTGGCCTACCTGTTCACGCTGCTGGCCTTCCCGATCCGGGCGATCGGCTGGGTGATCAGCGAGCTGCCCCGTTCGGTCGTCGGCTGGGGCCGGGTGTCGGCGGTGCTGACCGCGAGTGGCGAGCAGGTGTTCGGGCCGGCCCGGCTGACCGGCACCGGCCCGGCCGCGCTGCGCCTGGCGGGCGTCGGGTACCGCTACCAGGCCGCCGAGTCCGACGCGCTCGCCTCGACCGAGGACGGCCGCGAGCCGACCAAGCCGACCGGGCGGGCCGAGCGCGCCGACGCGCTCACCGACGTCACCTTCGACGCCACCCCAGGGAAGGTCATCGCGGTCACCGGGCGGACCGGTTCCGGGAAGTCGACCCTGGTCGGCCTGCTCGCCAGGCTGGTCGACCCGGACGCCGGCTCCGTCCGCCTCGACGGCTCCGACCTGCGCGAGCTGGCCGTCGGCGAGGTGACCGGCGCCGTCGCGCTGGTGGCCCAGCAGGCGTTCCTGTTCGACGACACGGTCCGGTCCAACATCACCCTCGGCGCCGACCTGACCGACGACGAGGTCTGGGACGCGCTGCGCCGCGCCCAGGCGGACCGGTTCGTCGCGGCGCTCCCGGCCGGCCTGGACACCGAGGTGGGGGAGCGCGGCACCACCCTGTCCGGCGGCCAGCGCCAGCGGGTCGCGCTGGCCCGAGCACTGGTGCGCCACCCCCGGCTGCTGGTGCTGGACGACGCGACCTCCAGCGTCGACCCCCGGGTCGAGGCGTCGATCCTGTCCGGGCTGCGCGGCCTCACCGCGTCGACCGTCGTCGTCGTCGCCCACCGGCGGGCGACGATCGCGCTCGCCGACGAGGTCGTCTACCTGGAGGACGGGCGGGTCGTCGCCCAGGGCCGTCACGACGAGTTGCTCGTCGGCTCGCCCGGCTACGCCGAGCTGCTCACCGCCTACGAGCGGGCCGCGCGGCTGGCGGCCGGCGCGGACTCGGGCCGGGAGTCCGTCGCGGCCCAGGACGCCGTCATGACCCAGGACGCGGACGCGGCTCAGACCTCCGACGCCGCCGACGAGGGGGTGCTGTCATGA
- the hisF gene encoding imidazole glycerol phosphate synthase subunit HisF has product MSVAVRVIPCLDVDAGRVVKGVNFLDLRDAGDPVEMARLYDAEGADELTFLDITASSGNRETTFDIVRRTAEQVFIPLTVGGGVRAADDVDRLLRAGADKVGINTAAVARPELLRECALRFGSQCVVLSVDARRSPDPDGPAFEVTTHGGRRGTGIDAVAWAARAVELGAGEILLNSMDADGTRDGYDLEMITAVRREVDVPVIASGGAGQLADFAPAVAAGADAVLAASVFHFGQLRIADVKAALRSAEVPVR; this is encoded by the coding sequence ATGAGCGTCGCCGTCCGCGTCATCCCGTGTTTGGACGTGGACGCCGGACGGGTCGTCAAGGGCGTCAACTTCCTCGACCTGCGCGACGCCGGCGACCCGGTCGAGATGGCCAGGCTCTACGACGCCGAGGGCGCCGACGAGCTGACCTTCCTGGACATCACGGCCTCCAGCGGCAACCGGGAGACCACCTTTGACATCGTCCGGCGCACCGCCGAGCAGGTCTTCATCCCGCTGACCGTCGGCGGCGGGGTGCGGGCGGCGGACGACGTGGACCGGCTGCTGCGGGCCGGTGCCGACAAGGTCGGCATCAACACGGCCGCGGTCGCCCGCCCGGAGCTGCTGCGGGAGTGCGCGCTGCGGTTCGGCAGCCAGTGCGTCGTCCTGTCGGTCGACGCCCGCCGCTCCCCGGACCCGGACGGGCCGGCCTTCGAGGTCACGACCCACGGCGGCCGGCGTGGCACCGGCATCGACGCGGTCGCCTGGGCGGCGCGGGCCGTCGAGCTCGGCGCCGGGGAGATCCTGCTGAACTCCATGGACGCCGACGGGACCCGCGACGGTTACGACCTGGAGATGATCACGGCCGTGCGCCGTGAGGTGGACGTTCCGGTGATCGCGAGCGGTGGTGCCGGGCAGCTCGCCGACTTCGCCCCGGCGGTCGCCGCCGGCGCCGACGCGGTGCTCGCGGCGAGCGTCTTCCATTTCGGCCAGCTGCGGATCGCCGACGTCAAGGCCGCGCTGCGGTCCGCCGAGGTCCCCGTCCGCTGA
- the priA gene encoding bifunctional 1-(5-phosphoribosyl)-5-((5-phosphoribosylamino)methylideneamino)imidazole-4-carboxamide isomerase/phosphoribosylanthranilate isomerase PriA: MTLTLLPAVDVADGVAVRLVQGEAGSETVYGDPREAALAWQRDGAEWIHLVDLDAAFGRGSNRDLLAAVVKSLDVAVELSGGIRDDASLDAALATGAARVNVGTAALENPDWVRRAIDRVGDKIAVGLDVRGTTLAARGWTKEGGELFDVLARLDADGCARYVLTDVRRDGTLTGPNLELLAAVTGATDRPVVASGGVSSLADLTAIAGVPGVEGAIVGKALYAGAFTLPEALAVANGEVGAAR; this comes from the coding sequence GTGACGTTGACGTTGTTGCCCGCGGTGGATGTGGCGGACGGAGTGGCCGTCCGGCTGGTGCAGGGAGAGGCCGGGTCGGAGACCGTCTACGGCGACCCGCGCGAGGCGGCGCTCGCCTGGCAGCGCGACGGCGCCGAGTGGATCCATCTCGTCGACCTGGACGCCGCCTTCGGCCGTGGCTCCAACCGGGACCTGCTCGCCGCCGTGGTGAAGTCCCTCGACGTCGCCGTGGAGCTGTCCGGCGGCATCCGGGACGACGCCTCGCTCGACGCGGCGCTCGCCACCGGTGCCGCCCGGGTGAACGTCGGCACGGCCGCGCTGGAGAACCCCGACTGGGTGCGCCGGGCGATCGACCGGGTCGGCGACAAGATCGCCGTCGGGCTGGACGTGCGCGGCACCACGCTGGCCGCCCGCGGCTGGACCAAGGAGGGTGGCGAGCTGTTCGACGTCCTCGCCCGCCTCGACGCGGACGGCTGCGCCCGTTACGTCCTCACCGACGTGCGCCGCGACGGCACCCTGACCGGTCCGAACCTGGAGCTGCTGGCCGCGGTCACCGGCGCCACCGACCGGCCCGTCGTCGCCAGCGGCGGCGTGTCCTCGCTCGCCGACCTGACCGCCATCGCCGGTGTCCCAGGGGTCGAGGGCGCGATCGTCGGCAAGGCGCTCTATGCCGGCGCGTTCACCCTCCCCGAGGCGCTCGCCGTCGCGAACGGCGAGGTCGGCGCCGCGCGATGA
- a CDS encoding nucleotidyltransferase family protein, with protein sequence MSVPTAPSAAGETAAGGHPSPEPGGPRAGDLARRVARAAAELVHDAADAVLIERLHQAGIRPILLKGPVTAQRLYPGEHRPRADCDLLVASGRLAAARAVAVAAGHSPREPSPHAQAYCHPNGQVLDLHWTLPVVSPPADRVWATLSRHRVPFALGGTVVDALDLPAHAFHLLLHTVAAPARTSGARRDLDRAVSAFDLATWRAALEVADELDSRAVVIAALRTGSPACWRLADALGLPVRVPFTSRLWLADQSLLLNAQLILRTASPQRRRTILRRWLVPTRAELAGWSARPEVQAATPAALPPAARLLWYRVHQLALFSVSLRRATRQPPAPAAPAGPRQVPARPERVPSG encoded by the coding sequence ATGTCCGTGCCAACAGCGCCGTCCGCCGCCGGCGAGACGGCCGCCGGGGGCCACCCCAGCCCGGAGCCGGGCGGTCCCCGGGCCGGGGACCTGGCGCGCCGGGTCGCCCGCGCGGCGGCGGAGCTGGTGCACGACGCCGCCGACGCCGTGCTGATCGAACGTCTGCACCAGGCCGGAATCCGGCCGATCCTGCTCAAGGGACCGGTCACGGCGCAGCGGCTCTACCCCGGCGAGCACCGGCCACGGGCCGACTGCGACCTGCTCGTCGCCTCCGGTCGGCTGGCCGCGGCCCGGGCGGTCGCCGTGGCCGCCGGCCACAGCCCGCGCGAACCGAGCCCGCACGCCCAGGCCTACTGCCATCCGAACGGCCAGGTACTCGACCTGCACTGGACGTTGCCGGTCGTGTCGCCGCCGGCCGATCGGGTGTGGGCCACGCTGTCCCGCCACCGGGTGCCGTTCGCGCTCGGTGGGACCGTCGTCGACGCGCTGGACCTGCCCGCGCACGCCTTCCACCTGCTCCTGCACACCGTGGCGGCGCCGGCCCGTACGTCGGGCGCCCGCCGGGACCTCGACCGCGCCGTGTCGGCCTTCGACCTCGCGACCTGGCGGGCCGCCCTGGAGGTGGCCGACGAGCTGGATTCCCGGGCGGTCGTCATCGCGGCGCTGCGGACCGGCTCGCCGGCCTGCTGGCGGCTCGCGGACGCGCTCGGGCTGCCGGTGCGGGTGCCCTTCACCAGCAGGCTCTGGCTCGCCGACCAGAGCCTGCTGCTGAACGCCCAGCTGATCCTGCGGACCGCGTCGCCGCAGCGTCGGCGCACCATCCTGCGCCGCTGGCTGGTCCCGACCCGGGCCGAGCTGGCTGGCTGGAGCGCCCGGCCGGAGGTCCAGGCCGCGACGCCGGCCGCCCTCCCGCCGGCCGCGCGGCTGCTGTGGTACCGGGTCCACCAGCTCGCGCTGTTCTCCGTCAGCCTGCGGCGCGCGACCCGGCAGCCACCCGCCCCGGCTGCCCCGGCGGGTCCGCGCCAGGTTCCGGCGCGGCCCGAGCGCGTGCCGTCGGGCTGA
- a CDS encoding PqqD family protein yields the protein MPDGSQQAPAGPRPAIGDAGPRQATGHADQRQPGGGPGTDRADDHDEVRIGPGVQAADIGGEIVLLHPDDGAYFALNETGAQLWRQLSPTGVPRGAAVRRAAATVSDGWLIDQPHAERDLRELLDELARRRLVTVTPRPAT from the coding sequence ATGCCGGACGGCAGCCAGCAGGCACCAGCAGGCCCGCGCCCGGCGATCGGCGACGCCGGCCCGCGCCAGGCCACGGGCCACGCGGACCAGCGCCAGCCGGGTGGCGGGCCGGGCACCGACCGGGCCGACGACCACGACGAGGTCCGGATCGGGCCCGGCGTGCAGGCCGCCGACATCGGTGGCGAGATCGTCCTGCTGCATCCGGACGACGGCGCGTACTTCGCGCTGAACGAGACCGGAGCCCAGCTCTGGCGTCAGCTCAGCCCGACGGGGGTGCCTCGGGGCGCGGCCGTCCGCCGGGCCGCGGCGACGGTCAGCGACGGCTGGCTCATCGACCAGCCGCACGCCGAGCGCGACCTGCGCGAGCTCCTGGACGAGCTGGCCCGCCGCCGTCTCGTCACGGTCACTCCCCGACCGGCGACATGA
- a CDS encoding lasso peptide biosynthesis B2 protein translates to MTSAGAAVAPGRAPEAWDRVVRAQLWLAAGLVEIALRHRRVPDLVAAAGRAAASPAARWYPAGRRALTGTRLDELAADSGAFWRGDSACLSRSLLRGWLAATAGRRVALVVGVRRQPGTPFAAHAWLEVDGAVHAEEQDPTLTYHPIATYPLAEQRRAST, encoded by the coding sequence ATGACCTCGGCCGGCGCCGCGGTGGCGCCGGGCCGGGCGCCCGAGGCGTGGGACCGGGTGGTGCGGGCGCAGCTGTGGCTCGCCGCCGGGCTGGTGGAGATCGCGCTGCGCCACCGCCGGGTGCCGGACCTGGTCGCCGCCGCCGGCCGCGCCGCCGCATCACCCGCCGCGCGCTGGTACCCGGCGGGGCGCCGGGCGCTCACCGGCACCCGGCTGGACGAGCTCGCCGCCGACTCCGGCGCGTTCTGGCGAGGCGACTCCGCGTGCCTGTCCAGGTCTCTCCTGCGCGGCTGGCTCGCCGCGACCGCCGGTCGCCGCGTGGCCCTCGTCGTCGGCGTCCGCCGCCAGCCGGGCACCCCGTTCGCGGCGCACGCCTGGCTGGAGGTGGACGGGGCGGTGCACGCCGAGGAGCAGGACCCCACCCTCACCTACCACCCGATCGCGACCTATCCGCTCGCCGAGCAGCGGAGGGCATCGACATGA